A region of Nerophis lumbriciformis linkage group LG26, RoL_Nlum_v2.1, whole genome shotgun sequence DNA encodes the following proteins:
- the LOC140676609 gene encoding uncharacterized protein — translation MCERTIAQYEEELCPTKEEKERQHQLLDAVFKKHQVVLHRTDVQQPPHIKEEEEEVWITQEEECLLGQEEADLTKFPLTVVSVKTEDHEDKPPESSQLHHSPNVCGKNVLPEQQEWSFRMEQEEPQPPHIKEEKEAPQNLHLKKEEEDPLSPQIKEEEEEHSISQEGDQLEWLEEFPVIGVPVKSEDDEVKGESEEQREAEPPSSSSTQHMTTEADGDHCGGSQADKLLAPLSDSEDTTSHSPDTDDEDSKDDKTCHTDNTHFTCSHCDKIFSHRYRKVHMRIHTGEKPFSCSRCGKCFSRKNGLKEHMQIHTGEKPFSCSVCGKSFVLSQNLKVHMRIHTGEKPFSCSICGKSFTQSQCLKRHKRLHTGEHDDEDYKDDKTCHTDNTHFTCSHCDKTFNYRCDLKVHMRIHTGENAFSCSECGKGFVQTQHLKVHMRMHTGEKPFLCSVCGKGFVQSQNLKVHMKTHTGEKPFICSVCTKGFLQSHDLKTHMRTHTGEKPFPCSVCNKTFPQKYHLERHTRVHTGEKPFTCSICCKGFAHKKNLKVHMRTHTGEKSFFCSSCNKSFCDQATLGRHMRIHTGEKVFSCSVCGERFSYKYQCKKHKCAGENSSSK, via the exons atgtgcgagaGAACGATAGCacagtacgaggaggaactttgtccaacaaaagaggagaaggagcgacaacatcaactactggacgctgttttcaagaaacatcaagttgtgttacacagaacag acgtccagcagcccccccacattaaagaggaagaggaggaagtgtggatcactcaggaggaagagtgtcttctagggcaggaggaggctgatctcaccaagtttccactgactgttgtctctgtgaagactgaagaccatgaagacaaaccacctgagtcctcacagcttcatcacagtccaa acgtctgtggaAAAAATGTTCTCCCTGAGCAGCAGGAGTGGAGCTTTAGGATGGAgcaggaggagccacagccccctcacattaaagaggaaaagGAGGCGCCACAGAATCTGCaccttaaaaaggaagaggaggacccactgagcccccaaattaaagaggaagaggaggaacacagcatcagtcaggagggagatcaGCTTGAATggttggaggagttcccagtgattggtgtccctgtgaagagtgaagatgatgaggtcaaaggtgaaagtgaggagcagagagaggcggagcctccaagcagcagctcaactcaacacatgacaacagaagctgatggagaccactgtggaggatcacaagcagacaagctcttagctccactatcagatagtgaggacacaacgtcacactctcctgacactgatgatgaagactctaaagatgataagacatgtcacactgacaacacacacttcacatgttctcactgcGACAAAATCTTTAGTCATCGCTAtaggaaagtacacatgagaatacacaccggggaaaaacctttttcttgctcaAGGTGTGGGAAATGTTTTTCAAGAAAAAACGGGTTGAAAGAACACATGCAAatccacactggagaaaaacccttttcctgctcagtatgtggtaaaagttttgtgttaagtcaaaatttgaaagtacacatgagaatacacactggagagaagcccttttcctgttcaatctgtggcaaaagttttacacaaagtcaatgtTTGAAAAGACACAAAAGATTACACACTGGAGAACATGATGATGAAGACtataaagatgataagacatgtcacactgacaacacacacttcacatgttctcactgtgacaaaacttttaattACCGCTGTGatctgaaagtacacatgagaatacacactggagaaaacgctttttcctgctcagaatgtggtaaaggttttgtacaaacacagcatttaaaagtacacatgagaatgcacaccggagaaaaaccttttctcTGTTCAGTCtgcggtaaaggttttgtacaaagtcaaaatttgaaagtacacatgaaaacgcacactggagaaaaaccttttatttgTTCAGTCTGCACTAAAGGATTTTTACAAAGTCACGATTTGAAAACCCACATGAGgacacacaccggagaaaaaccattCCCATGCTCAGTTTGCAATAAAACATTCCCTCAAAAGTACCATTTGGAGAGACACACAAGAGTACATaccggtgaaaaaccttttacctgTTCAATCTGTTGCAAAGGTTTTGCACATAAGAAGAATTTAAAAGTGCACATGCGAACGCACACTGGTGAGAAATCATTTTTCTGTTCAAGCTGCAACAAAAGCTTCTGTGACCAAGCGACACTTGGACGACACATGAGGATACACACCGGAGAGAAAGTGtttagttgcagtgtgtgtggtgaaagattctcttataagtaccagtgtaagaaacacaagtgtgctggtgagaacagcagcagcaaataa